The following proteins are encoded in a genomic region of Glycine soja cultivar W05 chromosome 17, ASM419377v2, whole genome shotgun sequence:
- the LOC114392660 gene encoding protein YABBY 4-like isoform X2 — translation MRGLLMPSPTQFHLGHSFFSPSHNLLEEIPNPTPNFLMNQTNFSASHEFSMPARTAADELPRPPITNRPPEKRQRVPSAYNRFIKDEIQRIKSVNPDITHREAFSAAAKNWAHFPHIHFGLMPDQTVKKTNVCQQDGEEVLMKDGFYASANVGVSPY, via the exons ATGCGAGGGTTGCTTATGCCATCTCCCACTCAATTTCATTTGGGTCACTCTTTCTTCTCCCCATCTCATAACCTTCTG GAGGAGATACCAAACCCCACTCCAAATTTTCTTATGAACCAAACAAATTTCAGTGCGTCACATGAGTTCTCTATGCCTGCTAGGACTGCAGCTGATGAGCTTCCACGGCCACCGATCACAAACAGAC CTCCTGAGAAGAGACAGAGAGTCCCCTCAGCGTACAATCGCTTTATCAA GGACGAGATCCAACGCATCAAGTCTGTCAATCCCGATATAACTCACAGGGAAGCCTTCAGTGCAGCTGCAAAGAAT TGGGCCCACTTCCCACACATCCACTTTGGTCTCATGCCTGATCAGACTGTGAAGAAGACAAATGTGTGCCAGCAG GATGGAGAAGAGGTTCTCATGAAAGATGGGTTTTATGCTTCGGCTAATGTTGGTGTCTCACCCTACTAA
- the LOC114392660 gene encoding protein YABBY 4-like isoform X1 → MSSSSSTLSLDHLPPSEQLCYVHCNICDTVLAVSVPCTSLFKTVTVRCGHCTNLLPVNMRGLLMPSPTQFHLGHSFFSPSHNLLEEIPNPTPNFLMNQTNFSASHEFSMPARTAADELPRPPITNRPPEKRQRVPSAYNRFIKDEIQRIKSVNPDITHREAFSAAAKNWAHFPHIHFGLMPDQTVKKTNVCQQDGEEVLMKDGFYASANVGVSPY, encoded by the exons ATGTCATCCTCTTCCAGCACATTATCACTGGACCACCTCCCTCCTTCCGAACAGCTTTGTTATGTTCACTGCAACATTTGTGACACCGTCCTCGCT GTAAGTGTTCCTTGCACAAGCTTGTTCAAGACCGTCACTGTCCGATGCGGCCATTGCACTAACCTCCTCCCAGTGAACATGCGAGGGTTGCTTATGCCATCTCCCACTCAATTTCATTTGGGTCACTCTTTCTTCTCCCCATCTCATAACCTTCTG GAGGAGATACCAAACCCCACTCCAAATTTTCTTATGAACCAAACAAATTTCAGTGCGTCACATGAGTTCTCTATGCCTGCTAGGACTGCAGCTGATGAGCTTCCACGGCCACCGATCACAAACAGAC CTCCTGAGAAGAGACAGAGAGTCCCCTCAGCGTACAATCGCTTTATCAA GGACGAGATCCAACGCATCAAGTCTGTCAATCCCGATATAACTCACAGGGAAGCCTTCAGTGCAGCTGCAAAGAAT TGGGCCCACTTCCCACACATCCACTTTGGTCTCATGCCTGATCAGACTGTGAAGAAGACAAATGTGTGCCAGCAG GATGGAGAAGAGGTTCTCATGAAAGATGGGTTTTATGCTTCGGCTAATGTTGGTGTCTCACCCTACTAA
- the LOC114393567 gene encoding uncharacterized protein LOC114393567: MVEKGYKEPQDETSLFQAQKKTLKDSRKRDKKALFLIYQALDDDAFEKISDATSAKKAWDKLQTSHKGEDKVKKVCLQTLRGEFESLHMKESESISDYFSRILTISNQLKRNGEKLDDVRIMEKILCLLDSKFEHIVVTIEETKDLETMMIEQLQGSLQVYEEKHKKKQEITEQLFKMQLKEKEEIQENERSQRD, translated from the coding sequence ATGGTTGAAAAAGGCTATAAGGAGCCGCAAGATGAGACTTCACTATTCCAAGCACAAAAGAAGACTTTAAAGGATTCAAGAAAGAGAGACAAGAAAGCTCTCTTCCTCATCTATCAAGCATTAGATGATGATGCGTTCGAGAAGATTTCTGATGCAACATCCGCTAAAAAGGCATGGGATAAGCTTCAAACCTCTCACAAAGGAGAAGACAAAGTAAAGAAGGTGTGTCTCCAAACTCTAAGAGGTGAGTTTGAATCCTTACATATGAAAGAGTCAGAGTCCATTTctgattatttttcaagaattcTCACTATTTCAAATCAACTAAAAAGAAATGGTGAGAAGTTAGATGATGTAAGAATTATGGAGAAGATACTATGCTTACTAGATTCCAAATTTGAGCACATTGTTGTGACAATCGAGGAAACCAAAGATTTAGAAACCATGATGATAGAACAACTTCAAGGATCACTGCAAGTTTATGAGGAGAAGCATAAGAAGAAGCAAGAGATCACTGAGCAACTCTTCAAGATGCAACtaaaggagaaggaagaaattcaagaaaatgagagaagtCAACGAGACTGA